The Deltaproteobacteria bacterium RBG_16_64_85 genome includes a region encoding these proteins:
- a CDS encoding glutamate-1-semialdehyde-2,1-aminomutase, whose product MRVARLRTKQSEKLFRAAKKVIPGGVNSPVRAFRSVGGTPLFIARAQGATVTDVDGNTFVDYVSSWGPMILGHAHPKVVAAIRRAAGKGTSYGAPTEGEVVLANLIRKAFPSMEKVRLVSSGTEAAMSAVRLARGFTGRDKIVKFEGCYHGHADAMLVKAGSGALTFGQPDSPGVPKDLARHTLTATFNDAASVRHLFERNKGQIAAVIVEPIPGNMGVVLPAPGFLDELRKTARQERALLIFDEVISGFRVAFGGAQELFGIDPDLTILGKIIGGGLPVGAFGGRGEVMDALSPIGPVYQAGTLSGNPLAVTAGIACLNELAGKGTYKKLGEKADYLAEGLHGAFEKSGVPTWTNRVGSMWTTFFQKGPVVDYATAKRSDTAIYAKYFHGLLDRGIYIAPSQFEAGFVSLAHTRRELDRTIAAAREVLGAMRFSG is encoded by the coding sequence ATGCGGGTGGCCCGGCTCCGGACGAAGCAATCGGAAAAGCTGTTTCGCGCGGCGAAAAAGGTGATCCCCGGAGGGGTGAACTCCCCCGTCCGTGCCTTCCGCTCGGTCGGCGGGACGCCGTTGTTCATCGCGAGGGCGCAAGGGGCGACGGTCACCGACGTCGACGGAAACACCTTTGTCGACTACGTCTCCTCCTGGGGCCCGATGATCCTCGGGCACGCCCACCCGAAGGTGGTCGCCGCCATCCGCCGCGCCGCCGGAAAAGGGACAAGCTACGGAGCTCCCACGGAAGGGGAGGTCGTCCTGGCAAACCTCATCCGGAAGGCGTTCCCTTCCATGGAAAAGGTGCGGCTGGTCTCTTCGGGCACCGAGGCGGCGATGAGCGCCGTCCGGCTGGCGCGGGGATTCACCGGGCGGGACAAGATCGTCAAGTTCGAGGGGTGCTACCACGGCCACGCCGACGCCATGCTGGTCAAGGCAGGTTCGGGGGCGCTCACCTTCGGGCAGCCCGATTCGCCGGGAGTCCCGAAGGATTTGGCCAGGCATACCCTAACCGCAACCTTCAACGACGCCGCCTCCGTCCGCCACCTGTTCGAGAGGAACAAGGGGCAGATCGCCGCGGTCATCGTCGAGCCGATCCCCGGCAACATGGGGGTCGTCCTCCCGGCCCCGGGGTTCCTCGACGAACTGCGGAAGACGGCGAGACAGGAACGGGCGCTTCTCATCTTCGACGAGGTGATCTCGGGGTTCCGTGTGGCGTTCGGCGGTGCGCAGGAGCTCTTCGGGATCGACCCCGACCTTACCATCCTCGGCAAGATCATCGGCGGGGGGCTTCCCGTCGGGGCGTTCGGCGGGCGCGGGGAGGTGATGGACGCCCTGTCGCCGATCGGCCCCGTCTACCAGGCGGGCACCCTGTCGGGAAACCCTCTCGCAGTCACGGCCGGGATCGCCTGCCTGAACGAGCTGGCCGGGAAGGGGACGTACAAAAAGCTCGGGGAGAAAGCCGACTACCTGGCGGAAGGGCTCCACGGGGCGTTCGAGAAGTCCGGCGTCCCGACCTGGACCAACCGCGTCGGCTCGATGTGGACCACCTTCTTCCAGAAAGGGCCGGTCGTCGACTACGCGACGGCGAAGCGGAGCGACACGGCCATCTACGCCAAATACTTCCACGGGCTCCTCGACCGGGGAATTTACATCGCACCCTCGCAGTTCGAGGCCGGCTTCGTCTCCCTTGCGCACACCCGAAGGGAGCTGGACCGGACGATCGCCGCGGCGCGGGAGGTCCTGGGGGCGATGCGGTTTTCCGGTTGA
- a CDS encoding ATP synthase F0 subunit A, with protein sequence MAWAAEEHGFSFFMRLPGGKEFFYFYAALFVAAFIAVGSFLVVGRRKPEEMVIPEPRLTLRNFLELVLGFLVGIGEDILGHHAKKYMPLLATCFVFILFMNLMGLIPGLLPPTQKMNITVGLAVVIFLSTHFFGVKEHGLPYFKHFLGPVWWLAPIMLPIEIISHLARPLSLSLRLMGNITGDHAVVGGFMALAFVGWAVPSVFMGLGVFVSFMQAFIFTVLSMIYISGAVAHEEEH encoded by the coding sequence ATGGCTTGGGCCGCCGAGGAGCACGGGTTTTCGTTCTTCATGCGCCTGCCCGGCGGAAAAGAGTTCTTCTACTTCTACGCGGCGCTCTTCGTGGCCGCGTTCATCGCCGTCGGAAGCTTCCTTGTCGTCGGGCGCAGGAAGCCCGAGGAGATGGTCATCCCGGAGCCGCGGCTCACCCTGCGCAACTTCCTCGAGCTGGTCCTCGGATTCCTGGTCGGCATCGGCGAAGACATCCTGGGGCATCACGCGAAGAAATACATGCCGCTTCTGGCGACCTGCTTCGTCTTCATCCTCTTCATGAATCTCATGGGGCTCATCCCCGGCCTGCTGCCGCCGACCCAGAAGATGAACATCACCGTCGGCCTCGCCGTCGTCATCTTCCTGTCCACGCACTTCTTCGGGGTCAAGGAGCACGGGCTCCCCTACTTCAAGCACTTCCTGGGGCCGGTCTGGTGGCTGGCGCCGATCATGCTGCCGATCGAGATCATCTCCCACCTCGCACGGCCGCTGTCGCTCTCTCTGCGTCTCATGGGCAACATCACCGGGGACCATGCCGTCGTCGGCGGGTTCATGGCGCTGGCGTTCGTCGGCTGGGCGGTCCCGTCGGTGTTCATGGGGCTCGGCGTTTTCGTCTCGTTCATGCAGGCGTTCATCTTCACCGTGCTCTCCATGATCTACATCTCGGGCGCGGTGGCGCACGAAGAGGAGCACTGA
- a CDS encoding tautomerase: MPYVNIKITREGTTPEQKARLIDGVTRLLQNLLGKNPATTVVVIDEVDTDNWGIGGETVTVRRKRGS, encoded by the coding sequence ATGCCGTACGTGAACATCAAGATCACAAGGGAAGGGACCACACCGGAACAGAAGGCAAGGCTCATCGATGGGGTCACCCGGCTGCTCCAGAACCTCCTGGGGAAAAACCCCGCGACCACCGTCGTGGTCATCGACGAGGTCGACACGGATAATTGGGGGATCGGTGGTGAAACCGTCACGGTGCGGCGAAAGCGCGGATCGTGA
- a CDS encoding excinuclease ABC subunit A yields the protein MALDRIVVRGAREHNLKNIDVEIPRDRLVVITGVSGSGKSSLAFDTIYAEGQRRYVESLSAYARQFLEQMEKPDVDVIEGLSPAISIEQRAVSKNPRSTVATVTEIYDYLRLLYASVGRVHCPSCGKEIRQQTVTQIVDAVMGMGEGEKVQVLSPVVRGRKGEYRKELARLKRDGFSRMVVDGESRDLEDEIVLDKNRKHDIDVVVDRIRIQEASQGRLADSVALALTLSEGLVRILDGKGQGTIYSEKFACPDCNVSFSEVTPRLFSFNSPHGACPECDGLGTTIYFDPDLIVPDKGRSIREGAIDPWKKRTTIFYYQMLEALSKHFDFSLQTPFEKLPARVREVLLHGSGEPVRFFMEEGERRTFFTKPFEGVIGNLERRFRETDSEDIRDELSRYMNNRPCRACGGARLKKEALCVRVGELSIDALTRLSVKESLEFFRSLSLGPREGQIAARILKEIRSRLSFLLNVGLSYLTLDRSSSTLSGGEGQRIRLATQIGSSLMGVLYILDEPSIGLHQRDNRRLLSTLKELRDLGNTVLVVEHDEETIRTADYVIDMGPGAGEHGGAVVAAGPPEEILRDEASLTGQYLSGKKKIPVPRSRRRPNGSFLTLHGCQANNLKNIDVSFPLGMITCVTGVSGSGKSTLVLDTLYRALAQKIFGSRDRPGAHASLSGLALVDKVINIDQSPIGRTPRSNPATYSGAFTPIRDLFAMLPESKARGYKAGRYSFNVKGGRCEACEGDGILKIEMHFMPDVYVTCEVCRGKRYNRETLEIAYKGKTIADVLDLTVDQALAFLSNIPPVRSKLETLSRVGLGYIRLGQPATTLSGGEAQRVKLARELSKRATGKTVYLLDEPTTGLHFDDIRKLLAVLQMFASAGNTVIIIEHNLDVIKTADYVIDLGPEGGDGGGEVIACGTPEEVARNPRSYTGRFLRKMLNEGKGMPVAEASGRAAGG from the coding sequence ATGGCCCTCGACCGGATCGTCGTGCGCGGAGCGCGCGAGCATAATTTAAAGAACATCGACGTGGAGATCCCCCGCGACCGCCTGGTCGTCATCACCGGCGTGTCCGGCTCCGGCAAGTCCTCCCTGGCCTTCGACACGATCTACGCGGAAGGGCAGCGGCGCTACGTCGAGTCGCTCTCCGCCTACGCCCGACAGTTCCTCGAACAGATGGAGAAGCCCGACGTCGACGTGATCGAGGGACTCTCCCCCGCCATCTCCATCGAGCAGAGGGCGGTCAGCAAAAACCCGCGCTCCACCGTGGCCACCGTCACCGAGATCTACGATTACCTGCGCCTGCTCTACGCCTCGGTCGGGCGCGTCCACTGCCCCTCCTGCGGGAAGGAGATCCGCCAGCAGACCGTGACGCAGATCGTGGATGCCGTGATGGGGATGGGCGAGGGGGAGAAGGTCCAGGTGCTCTCGCCGGTCGTCCGCGGCCGGAAAGGGGAGTACCGCAAGGAGCTCGCGAGACTCAAGCGCGACGGATTCTCCCGCATGGTGGTGGACGGCGAGTCGCGGGATCTCGAGGACGAGATCGTCCTGGACAAGAACCGGAAGCACGACATCGACGTGGTGGTCGACCGGATCCGCATCCAGGAGGCGTCGCAGGGGCGGCTGGCCGACTCGGTCGCGCTCGCCCTCACGCTCTCCGAGGGGCTGGTCCGCATCCTGGACGGGAAGGGGCAGGGGACGATCTACAGCGAGAAGTTCGCCTGCCCCGACTGCAACGTCAGCTTCTCGGAAGTGACCCCGAGGCTGTTCTCGTTCAACAGCCCGCACGGGGCCTGCCCCGAGTGCGACGGGTTGGGGACGACGATCTACTTCGACCCGGATCTCATCGTTCCCGACAAGGGAAGGAGCATCCGCGAGGGGGCGATCGACCCCTGGAAGAAGCGCACCACGATCTTCTATTACCAGATGCTCGAGGCGCTCTCGAAGCATTTCGACTTTTCCCTGCAGACCCCCTTCGAGAAGCTTCCCGCCCGGGTGCGCGAGGTCCTCCTGCACGGCTCCGGCGAGCCCGTCCGGTTCTTCATGGAAGAAGGCGAACGGCGGACCTTCTTCACGAAGCCGTTCGAAGGGGTGATCGGCAACCTCGAGCGGCGGTTCCGGGAGACCGACTCCGAAGACATCCGCGACGAGCTCTCCCGGTACATGAACAACCGGCCGTGCCGGGCCTGCGGCGGCGCGCGCCTGAAAAAAGAGGCGCTGTGCGTCCGGGTGGGGGAGCTCTCGATCGACGCGCTGACGAGGCTCTCCGTCAAGGAGTCGCTGGAGTTCTTCCGGTCTCTCTCCCTGGGCCCGCGGGAAGGACAGATCGCCGCGAGAATCCTCAAGGAGATCCGGTCCCGCCTCTCGTTCCTGCTCAACGTGGGGCTTTCCTACCTGACCCTGGACCGCTCCTCGTCCACCCTCTCGGGCGGGGAGGGCCAGCGGATCCGGCTGGCGACGCAGATCGGGTCGTCCCTCATGGGAGTCCTCTACATCCTGGACGAGCCCTCCATCGGGCTGCACCAGCGGGACAACCGCAGGCTGCTGTCCACCCTCAAGGAGCTTCGGGACCTGGGGAATACGGTCCTCGTGGTGGAGCACGACGAGGAGACGATCCGCACCGCGGATTACGTGATCGACATGGGGCCCGGTGCCGGGGAGCACGGCGGCGCGGTGGTGGCGGCCGGCCCCCCGGAGGAGATCCTCCGGGACGAAGCGTCGCTCACCGGGCAGTACCTTTCCGGAAAGAAGAAGATCCCGGTGCCGCGCAGCCGGCGGCGGCCGAACGGGAGCTTCCTCACGCTGCACGGGTGCCAGGCGAACAACCTGAAGAACATCGACGTTTCCTTCCCCCTCGGGATGATCACCTGCGTCACCGGCGTGTCGGGCTCGGGGAAGTCGACGCTGGTCCTCGATACCCTCTACCGGGCGCTCGCCCAGAAGATCTTCGGCTCCCGCGACCGCCCCGGCGCCCACGCCTCCCTCTCCGGGCTGGCCCTCGTGGACAAGGTGATCAACATCGACCAGTCGCCGATCGGCCGGACGCCGCGTTCGAACCCGGCCACCTATTCGGGCGCCTTCACGCCGATACGGGATCTCTTCGCGATGCTCCCGGAGAGCAAGGCCAGGGGGTACAAGGCCGGGCGATACTCCTTCAACGTCAAGGGGGGCCGGTGCGAGGCGTGCGAGGGGGACGGGATCCTCAAGATCGAGATGCACTTCATGCCCGACGTCTACGTCACCTGCGAGGTCTGCCGGGGGAAGCGGTACAACCGGGAGACGCTCGAGATCGCGTACAAGGGCAAGACGATCGCCGACGTCCTCGACCTGACCGTCGACCAGGCGCTCGCATTCCTTTCGAACATCCCGCCGGTTCGCAGCAAGCTGGAAACGCTGTCGAGGGTGGGACTGGGGTACATCCGGCTGGGACAGCCCGCCACCACCCTCTCCGGAGGCGAGGCCCAGCGCGTGAAGCTGGCCCGGGAACTCTCCAAGCGTGCGACCGGGAAGACGGTCTATCTCCTGGACGAGCCGACCACCGGCCTGCACTTCGACGACATCCGGAAGCTCCTTGCGGTGCTGCAGATGTTCGCGTCCGCGGGGAACACCGTCATCATCATCGAGCACAACCTGGACGTCATCAAGACGGCGGACTACGTCATCGACCTGGGCCCCGAGGGAGGCGATGGGGGAGGCGAAGTGATCGCTTGCGGGACCCCCGAAGAGGTGGCCCGGAACCCGCGCTCCTACACGGGCCGTTTTCTCCGGAAGATGTTGAATGAGGGAAAAGGGATGCCGGTCGCGGAGGCTAGCGGGCGAGCAGCTGGCGGGTGA